In Zhaonella formicivorans, one DNA window encodes the following:
- a CDS encoding helix-turn-helix domain-containing protein → MFPVKKKKFYGNCPSCKGDYLIYRFRSFNNAYFSCAKCGYTQVIFDPWEPVGVVTGGSSRKTAAIYNEANRAARRRQEGRPQEPEKQTESLEQLKEVLREIAENQTTINAKVDTILGLVRELKQAGLLPVEYTGQNTHPVNMAALDDEEYLSTVRAAELLGFTTKNAYQKVLNLIHKGKLSAKKPGRSYIVAKTELERFLMENNI, encoded by the coding sequence ATGTTTCCCGTCAAGAAAAAGAAGTTTTACGGCAATTGCCCTTCCTGTAAAGGCGATTACCTCATTTACCGCTTCCGCAGTTTTAATAACGCTTATTTTTCTTGTGCCAAATGTGGCTATACCCAGGTTATCTTTGATCCCTGGGAGCCGGTGGGGGTGGTGACTGGGGGCAGCAGCAGGAAAACAGCCGCTATTTACAATGAGGCAAACAGGGCAGCCCGGAGACGGCAAGAAGGCAGACCACAAGAGCCGGAAAAACAAACGGAGAGTTTAGAGCAGTTGAAAGAAGTTTTGCGGGAAATAGCGGAAAATCAAACCACCATCAACGCCAAGGTAGATACTATACTCGGTTTGGTCAGAGAACTAAAGCAGGCAGGACTCCTGCCTGTGGAATACACTGGGCAAAATACCCATCCGGTGAACATGGCGGCGCTTGATGACGAAGAGTATTTGTCTACCGTAAGGGCTGCAGAACTGCTGGGCTTCACTACAAAAAATGCTTATCAAAAAGTATTGAATCTGATCCATAAAGGTAAGTTGTCCGCCAAAAAACCCGGCAGGTCATATATTGTGGCTAAAACTGAATTGGAAAGATTTTTGATGGAAAATAATATTTAA
- a CDS encoding CBS domain-containing protein translates to MNIAFFLLPKDEVVYLTPQSTIRQALERMERHRYTAVPIIDREGRYVGTLTEGDLLWKIKNTPGLSFENAHKYTLEEVPRRMENKPVRIDAEMLDLISLAKVQNFVPVEDDMGIFIGIVRRSEIIEYCAQLLANCHEQVQEGKNTAEHSCELL, encoded by the coding sequence ATGAACATCGCCTTTTTTCTTTTGCCCAAAGACGAAGTAGTTTATTTGACGCCCCAATCAACTATTAGGCAAGCTTTAGAAAGAATGGAGCGGCACCGCTATACAGCAGTTCCCATTATCGACCGGGAGGGCAGGTACGTGGGGACCCTAACCGAAGGGGATCTGCTGTGGAAGATAAAAAATACACCTGGTCTGAGCTTTGAAAATGCTCACAAATACACTTTAGAAGAAGTGCCGCGCCGGATGGAAAACAAACCGGTACGGATTGATGCGGAAATGCTGGATCTAATTAGCTTGGCTAAGGTACAAAATTTTGTACCTGTTGAGGATGATATGGGGATCTTTATCGGGATTGTGCGCAGGAGCGAAATAATTGAGTATTGTGCCCAATTGTTGGCCAATTGTCATGAGCAAGTACAGGAGGGTAAAAATACAGCGGAACATAGCTGTGAGCTTTTATAA
- a CDS encoding carboxymuconolactone decarboxylase family protein: MDKHGKIYEAYEDYGKLVHYEGGPLDEKTRWLIKVALSTACQYEYALRTHIIKAIKSGCTREEIEHAIMLVAPTAGFPKTMEGFLILRQEMGETLSS, translated from the coding sequence ATGGATAAGCATGGGAAAATATACGAAGCTTACGAGGACTACGGCAAACTGGTCCATTATGAAGGAGGGCCATTGGACGAAAAGACCCGCTGGCTAATCAAAGTAGCGTTGTCAACCGCCTGTCAGTACGAATATGCCTTACGCACCCATATCATTAAAGCAATTAAAAGCGGGTGCACTAGGGAAGAAATTGAACACGCCATCATGCTGGTGGCACCTACGGCAGGATTTCCCAAGACCATGGAAGGGTTTCTAATTTTGAGGCAGGAGATGGGGGAAACACTGTCTTCATAA
- a CDS encoding ABC transporter ATP-binding protein, which yields MLKVEDVRKTFNKGSVNEKIALDGVTLHLEAGDFVTVIGGNGAGKSTLMNIIAGVYPPDQGSVSLDGSVLTLLPEHRRAAYIGRVFQDPMLGTAASMTIEENLAMALRRGKKRGLKWGVTREEQHFFKEQLAKLELGLENRLRAKVGLLSGGQRQALTLLMATINKPKLLLLDEHTAALDPKTAQKVLDLTDKIVKTDSLTTLMVTHNMRDALKYGNRTIMMHEGKIILDIDSSEKKKLQVDDLLKLFERTSGSAMVNDRLLLA from the coding sequence GTGCTTAAGGTGGAAGATGTTAGAAAGACCTTTAACAAAGGGAGTGTCAACGAAAAGATCGCCCTGGACGGTGTTACTCTGCACCTGGAGGCGGGCGACTTTGTAACTGTTATCGGCGGCAACGGTGCCGGCAAGTCGACGCTGATGAATATTATCGCCGGTGTCTATCCACCTGATCAAGGCTCTGTTTCTCTCGATGGGTCGGTGCTTACTTTATTGCCGGAACACCGCAGGGCAGCATATATCGGTCGTGTTTTTCAGGACCCAATGCTGGGCACTGCCGCTTCCATGACTATTGAGGAGAACCTGGCCATGGCACTGCGCAGGGGTAAAAAGCGGGGATTAAAATGGGGTGTTACCAGAGAAGAGCAGCATTTTTTCAAGGAACAGCTGGCCAAGCTGGAACTGGGCCTGGAAAACAGGCTCAGAGCAAAAGTGGGACTCCTGTCCGGTGGACAGCGCCAGGCTTTGACACTGCTAATGGCCACCATTAACAAGCCGAAACTGCTGCTTTTGGATGAACATACAGCAGCTCTCGACCCCAAAACAGCGCAAAAGGTCCTTGACCTCACAGATAAAATTGTCAAAACCGACTCTTTAACGACTCTTATGGTAACCCATAATATGCGGGATGCTCTGAAATACGGAAACCGCACCATCATGATGCACGAAGGCAAAATTATACTGGATATAGATTCCTCTGAAAAGAAAAAATTGCAAGTTGACGATTTGCTGAAGTTGTTTGAACGGACCAGTGGAAGCGCTATGGTCAACGACCGTTTGCTGTTGGCATAG
- a CDS encoding ABC transporter permease, producing the protein MDLSIFAGAFEQGLLWSIMVLGVYVTFRVLDYADLTVDGSFALGAAVAARLVFEGYDPWLGTIVALAAGAVAGVITGILHTQFKIAPLLSGILSMIALYSVNLRVMGKANISLLRMETIISRLTGLGVPGEWAVLVIGLASASIVILLLWLFLNTEIGFAMRATGDNQQMIRSLGVNTNVMKMAGLGISNALVAFSGALVAQYQNFADVGMGIGTIVVGLASIIIGEVLFGNKTMVRTLIAVVLGSIVYRMVIAIVLQLGLPPTDLRLFTALIVALALASPVLKDKLQGLIASGRSGQSA; encoded by the coding sequence ATGGATTTGAGCATCTTCGCAGGAGCATTCGAACAAGGCTTATTATGGTCAATCATGGTTCTGGGCGTTTATGTAACTTTCCGGGTCCTGGATTATGCTGATTTAACAGTAGACGGCAGTTTTGCCCTGGGGGCAGCTGTAGCGGCCAGACTTGTTTTTGAGGGGTATGATCCCTGGCTAGGGACAATAGTGGCTTTGGCTGCAGGGGCCGTGGCAGGTGTAATTACCGGGATTTTGCATACCCAGTTTAAAATTGCTCCCCTTTTGTCGGGTATTTTAAGCATGATTGCCCTATACTCCGTTAATTTACGCGTGATGGGCAAAGCTAATATCTCTTTGCTCCGGATGGAAACCATAATCAGCAGGCTTACTGGTTTAGGGGTGCCCGGGGAATGGGCAGTGCTTGTCATCGGTCTCGCGAGCGCAAGCATAGTTATCCTGCTGCTCTGGTTATTCCTCAATACGGAGATAGGGTTTGCCATGCGGGCCACCGGTGATAACCAGCAGATGATCCGCAGCCTCGGGGTGAATACCAACGTGATGAAGATGGCAGGGCTGGGGATCAGCAATGCTTTGGTGGCTTTCTCCGGGGCTTTGGTTGCCCAGTACCAGAACTTTGCCGATGTGGGTATGGGCATTGGGACAATCGTTGTTGGTTTGGCTTCCATCATTATTGGCGAAGTGCTCTTTGGGAATAAAACAATGGTACGCACTTTGATTGCAGTTGTTTTGGGTTCCATTGTTTACAGGATGGTAATAGCCATTGTGCTCCAACTGGGGCTGCCACCCACGGATCTGCGATTGTTTACGGCGTTGATTGTTGCGCTGGCTCTGGCTTCTCCTGTTTTAAAGGATAAACTGCAGGGCTTGATTGCTTCCGGAAGGAGTGGGCAAAGTGCTTAA
- a CDS encoding ABC transporter substrate-binding protein has translation MKKVALLLTVVLALALAAVGCGSQGTGDANKEAQGGEKFRLGIIQVAEHPALDASRQGFLDVLAENGYKEGENLVVDYQNAQGDQSNLKTIAQKFVTDKVDMAFAIATPSAIAMAGETDKIPILITAVTDPVTAKLVKSNEEPGTNVTGTTDMTPVKEQLDLLQKIVPAAKKVGVIYNSSEINSEVQVEIAKEAAAGLGLEIVEATVTGSAEVMQVTQSLVGKVDAIYVPTDNVVASSIASVVSVAEAAKLPLIVGEKGMVEGGALATIGIDYYKLGRQTGEMALKVIKGADPASMPIESLKSIDIVVNKKAAERMGVTIPQEILDKAQVVE, from the coding sequence ATGAAAAAAGTTGCTTTGCTGTTGACTGTGGTGTTGGCCTTAGCATTGGCCGCTGTAGGATGCGGCTCCCAAGGGACGGGCGACGCCAACAAGGAAGCCCAAGGGGGAGAGAAATTCAGACTTGGGATTATTCAGGTGGCTGAGCATCCCGCTTTGGATGCATCCCGTCAGGGTTTTCTTGACGTGCTGGCTGAAAACGGCTACAAAGAGGGCGAGAATTTAGTAGTTGACTACCAAAATGCCCAGGGTGATCAGTCCAACCTCAAGACTATTGCCCAGAAATTTGTAACTGACAAGGTGGACATGGCGTTTGCTATTGCAACTCCATCTGCTATTGCCATGGCCGGCGAAACAGACAAGATACCTATTCTGATTACTGCTGTTACTGATCCGGTGACGGCCAAGCTGGTTAAAAGCAATGAAGAGCCAGGCACCAATGTAACCGGTACCACTGATATGACGCCGGTAAAGGAGCAATTGGATCTGTTGCAAAAAATTGTGCCTGCCGCCAAGAAGGTGGGAGTTATTTATAACTCCAGCGAAATCAATTCAGAGGTGCAGGTGGAAATTGCCAAAGAAGCAGCCGCCGGACTTGGCTTGGAGATTGTGGAAGCCACTGTAACCGGCAGCGCGGAAGTGATGCAGGTGACCCAATCTTTGGTGGGCAAGGTTGATGCCATCTATGTCCCTACTGATAACGTGGTGGCTTCATCCATCGCCAGTGTGGTATCTGTTGCGGAAGCGGCCAAGCTGCCTTTAATTGTGGGTGAAAAAGGTATGGTAGAAGGCGGAGCCCTGGCTACCATTGGAATTGATTACTACAAACTTGGACGTCAAACCGGTGAAATGGCCTTAAAAGTAATTAAAGGTGCTGACCCGGCAAGTATGCCTATTGAAAGCCTGAAATCGATAGATATAGTAGTAAATAAAAAGGCAGCAGAGCGCATGGGCGTGACGATTCCACAGGAAATACTGGATAAGGCGCAGGTTGTTGAATAA
- a CDS encoding ABC transporter ATP-binding protein encodes MHKVKIQIRDAEKFYINNRGEKQQALAKVNLDIHEGEFVCLLGPSGCGKTTLLSMLAGFSQPSAGEILIDGEKVIKPNPKHITIFQEYGLFPWRTVLDNVAFGLESAGMPRAEREEVARRYIQLVGLEQFAYHHPRELSGGMKQRVALARALAVEPDVIFMDEPFGALDAITRYKMQEEIVRIWQETNKTIIFVTHDIDEAVYLADRVVIMTPLPGKVKSIVSVPMGRMRDRTGYDFTRNREQIFVEFSLKPEQIEDFVI; translated from the coding sequence ATGCATAAAGTTAAGATACAAATCAGAGATGCGGAAAAATTTTATATCAATAACCGAGGCGAAAAACAGCAGGCCCTGGCGAAAGTAAACCTGGATATCCATGAGGGGGAATTTGTGTGCCTGCTGGGTCCCAGCGGGTGCGGCAAAACCACGCTGCTCAGCATGCTGGCAGGCTTTAGCCAGCCATCGGCGGGGGAAATCCTCATCGACGGCGAAAAAGTCATTAAGCCCAACCCAAAACATATCACCATTTTCCAGGAATACGGGCTTTTTCCCTGGCGGACCGTTTTGGACAACGTGGCTTTTGGACTGGAGTCTGCCGGAATGCCCCGGGCTGAAAGGGAAGAAGTGGCTCGGCGGTATATTCAGCTGGTGGGGTTGGAACAATTTGCCTACCATCACCCCCGGGAACTTTCGGGTGGGATGAAACAAAGAGTGGCCCTTGCCCGGGCATTGGCTGTGGAGCCTGATGTCATTTTTATGGATGAACCCTTTGGTGCCCTTGATGCCATAACCCGCTACAAGATGCAGGAGGAGATTGTCCGCATCTGGCAGGAGACTAATAAGACAATTATCTTTGTCACCCACGACATAGATGAAGCCGTTTACCTGGCTGACCGGGTCGTGATAATGACTCCTTTGCCGGGCAAGGTAAAAAGCATTGTCTCAGTTCCCATGGGGCGGATGCGGGACCGGACCGGTTATGATTTTACCAGGAACAGGGAACAGATTTTTGTGGAGTTTTCCCTGAAACCCGAACAAATAGAAGATTTTGTAATTTAA
- a CDS encoding ABC transporter permease: MSARVEKYILPLFTFGIVLLIWQGLIWGKLFPPHLLPSPLAVLQGMLELLTGGQLFEHIGVSLFRMLLGYGAAALLAIPVGLLCGWYTRLWTALEPFVQVLRPVSPIAWMPLIVLWFSVDASPIFIIFISAFFPILLATVAAVRNVDQVYLKVARNFGAKELDILRKIVIPASFPYIAVGLHIALGSAWIHLVAGEMMGVRSGLGFLIVDARNTIRYELVITGIIFIGLFGLIIDRLITMGERWVNKRWGLGVESDA; the protein is encoded by the coding sequence ATGTCCGCAAGGGTTGAAAAGTATATTTTGCCATTATTTACTTTTGGCATTGTGCTTTTGATCTGGCAGGGGCTCATCTGGGGGAAACTGTTTCCCCCGCACCTGCTTCCTTCTCCTTTGGCCGTACTCCAGGGGATGTTGGAACTGTTAACCGGCGGTCAACTGTTTGAGCATATCGGAGTCAGCCTTTTCAGGATGCTCTTGGGCTACGGGGCGGCGGCCCTCCTGGCCATCCCCGTGGGTCTACTCTGCGGTTGGTACACAAGGCTTTGGACGGCACTGGAACCCTTTGTGCAGGTACTGCGTCCGGTGTCTCCCATTGCCTGGATGCCGCTTATCGTATTATGGTTTTCTGTGGATGCTTCACCCATATTCATCATCTTTATATCCGCCTTCTTCCCGATTCTGCTTGCTACGGTGGCGGCAGTGCGTAACGTGGACCAGGTTTACCTGAAAGTGGCCCGAAATTTCGGTGCCAAGGAACTGGACATCTTGCGCAAAATCGTGATCCCGGCTTCATTTCCTTATATTGCCGTGGGTTTACATATTGCTCTTGGCTCGGCATGGATTCACTTGGTGGCGGGTGAAATGATGGGAGTCCGTTCCGGCCTCGGGTTTCTGATTGTTGATGCCCGGAATACCATCCGCTATGAGCTTGTCATTACCGGAATCATTTTTATCGGTTTATTTGGCCTAATAATTGATAGGCTTATAACCATGGGAGAAAGATGGGTCAACAAGCGGTGGGGACTAGGGGTGGAAAGCGATGCATAA
- a CDS encoding ABC transporter substrate-binding protein: MRKRKLWLGLIVLLIGVGLVVGGCGGGKEQAAGPDGSGKITLKIGYLPITHSLPLVVSHKLDNANFKNVNVEPVKFSSWPELTEALNSGQIQGAITMSELAMASYEKGIPTQMQLLSHRNGDFLTVKNEINSLADLKGKTVAIPHRLSGHNILLYKALKEAGIKYEEINWIEMPPPDMMGALNRGEVDGYIVAEPFGTQAVKGGQGKVLLKANDIWPDWICCGLVLNQEFIKQNPEAAQEFMDSFVKAGRYIDQNRAEAVKIAQEYMNIKSELWEESLKYISYSNLKPEKEEFAAVQDYLVEMGLLQGKVNIDELVADRYAVKAYEKVK; encoded by the coding sequence GTGAGGAAGAGGAAGCTATGGTTAGGATTAATTGTACTGCTCATCGGCGTCGGGCTGGTTGTCGGCGGTTGCGGCGGCGGGAAAGAGCAGGCTGCCGGTCCGGATGGCAGTGGAAAAATTACTCTTAAAATCGGCTATTTACCCATTACCCATTCTTTGCCGCTGGTAGTCAGCCACAAGCTGGACAACGCTAACTTTAAAAATGTCAACGTTGAGCCGGTCAAGTTCAGTTCCTGGCCGGAGCTTACCGAAGCTTTAAATTCCGGCCAGATTCAGGGCGCCATTACCATGTCGGAGCTCGCTATGGCAAGTTACGAAAAGGGAATTCCCACCCAGATGCAGCTTTTAAGTCACCGCAACGGGGATTTCCTCACCGTAAAAAATGAGATCAACTCCCTGGCCGACCTGAAAGGCAAAACCGTGGCTATCCCCCACCGCTTATCAGGTCATAATATTTTACTATATAAGGCTTTAAAAGAAGCAGGCATAAAGTACGAGGAAATAAACTGGATTGAAATGCCGCCGCCTGATATGATGGGTGCGCTGAACCGGGGAGAGGTGGACGGCTACATTGTAGCAGAGCCTTTTGGCACGCAAGCGGTAAAAGGGGGTCAGGGCAAGGTACTCCTTAAGGCTAATGATATCTGGCCCGACTGGATCTGCTGCGGCCTGGTCCTCAATCAAGAATTCATCAAGCAGAACCCCGAGGCTGCCCAGGAGTTTATGGACAGTTTCGTCAAAGCTGGCCGGTATATTGACCAAAACCGGGCGGAGGCTGTAAAGATTGCCCAGGAATACATGAACATCAAGAGTGAGCTGTGGGAGGAGTCCCTCAAATATATCAGTTATTCCAACCTCAAGCCTGAAAAAGAAGAATTTGCTGCTGTGCAGGATTACCTGGTTGAGATGGGCCTCTTACAGGGGAAAGTGAACATTGACGAATTGGTAGCGGACCGGTACGCTGTCAAGGCCTATGAGAAGGTGAAATAA
- the cooS gene encoding anaerobic carbon-monoxide dehydrogenase catalytic subunit: protein MKYQYHILNAEMPGKEDVLKMTPNPATKELIERLDKMNVETSLDRFEAQQPMCGYGLRGLCCRMCQWGPCRLSEKAPRGICGKDMNSTIMGNIVRALVAGLSGHAMHAHEVIMSIIAAADGKANLTLKGEERVWELAEKLGINTGDKELLQAAKEVALVLLQDLSRMTAEPIKLLEVFAPEERKKTWQSLGVIPRSAAYETMETLHMTTLGACSDWTALASQELRSALAYCYSTLFGSSMATEILFGIPKPKLTKVNYGIMKEDHVNILVHGHSPVMVEKILEKIATPEIQDLARQVGAKGIVIGGMCCTGDELLARYGIPTVTNILGQEFALGTGAVDAVVVDMQCVIPGMKIVADCFGTEIITTCNSNRIPGAIHIPFDVDHPETLDDDAMLVARTAVEAFAKRDRSKMHIPKEITTAMSGWSFESILEAFGGRDKLLSLIKDGTIKGIATVVGCNNPKVPYEHSQVTIARNLIEANILITTTGCCSHALLNNGLCAPEAAELAGEGLGRVCRELGIPPVLAVGGCVDNTRTLRLFIELAKAAGVDLKDMPFIFVGPEPGNEKTVGQGVSFLAHGVSNCIGYPAPIPVPIPKLKENAQSQDDLERGSNDIVDFFAGEGLYEKVGAKVYTEPYPKLAAQTVRMHIHRKRQALGWN, encoded by the coding sequence TTGAAATACCAGTATCACATTTTAAACGCAGAAATGCCCGGAAAAGAAGATGTCCTTAAAATGACACCCAACCCGGCAACTAAGGAGCTAATTGAGCGCCTGGACAAAATGAACGTAGAGACCAGTTTGGACCGTTTTGAAGCCCAGCAGCCCATGTGCGGCTATGGTCTGCGGGGGCTGTGCTGCCGCATGTGCCAGTGGGGCCCCTGCCGACTGAGCGAGAAAGCGCCGCGGGGAATCTGCGGAAAAGACATGAATTCAACGATCATGGGCAACATCGTGCGTGCCCTGGTAGCCGGCTTGAGCGGCCACGCCATGCACGCCCATGAAGTGATCATGAGCATTATCGCCGCTGCCGACGGCAAGGCCAACCTGACCTTGAAGGGGGAAGAGAGGGTCTGGGAACTGGCTGAAAAATTAGGCATTAATACAGGTGATAAAGAGCTCCTACAGGCAGCTAAAGAGGTAGCCCTGGTCCTGCTTCAGGACCTCAGCCGGATGACGGCAGAGCCTATCAAGCTGCTGGAGGTTTTTGCTCCCGAAGAAAGAAAAAAAACCTGGCAAAGCTTGGGAGTTATACCTCGCTCAGCCGCTTATGAAACCATGGAGACGCTGCACATGACCACTCTTGGGGCTTGTTCCGACTGGACTGCTTTGGCTTCCCAGGAGCTCAGGTCAGCTCTGGCTTACTGCTACAGCACTCTTTTTGGGTCCTCCATGGCTACGGAAATACTCTTCGGCATCCCCAAGCCGAAACTCACCAAGGTCAACTACGGGATCATGAAGGAAGACCATGTTAATATTCTGGTCCATGGCCATTCCCCGGTAATGGTTGAGAAAATCCTGGAGAAAATAGCCACTCCGGAAATACAGGACCTGGCCCGTCAGGTTGGGGCTAAAGGGATCGTGATAGGAGGCATGTGCTGCACAGGGGATGAACTGTTGGCCCGCTATGGCATACCTACGGTTACCAATATTCTGGGACAGGAGTTTGCCCTGGGTACCGGCGCCGTTGATGCGGTTGTGGTGGATATGCAGTGCGTAATCCCAGGGATGAAGATCGTGGCTGACTGCTTCGGCACAGAGATCATCACTACTTGTAATTCCAACAGGATCCCTGGCGCTATCCATATACCTTTTGATGTGGACCATCCGGAAACTCTGGATGACGATGCCATGCTGGTTGCCAGGACGGCGGTGGAGGCTTTCGCCAAGCGGGACCGTTCCAAAATGCATATTCCCAAAGAAATAACTACCGCTATGAGTGGCTGGAGTTTTGAATCCATCCTGGAGGCCTTTGGCGGCAGGGATAAGCTCCTTTCGCTCATTAAAGACGGCACTATTAAAGGTATAGCCACCGTGGTGGGCTGCAATAACCCCAAGGTGCCTTATGAGCACAGCCAGGTGACCATTGCCAGAAATCTGATTGAAGCCAATATTCTTATTACCACTACCGGCTGCTGCTCCCATGCCCTGTTGAACAACGGACTGTGTGCGCCGGAAGCCGCAGAGCTGGCGGGAGAGGGACTGGGTAGAGTTTGCCGTGAACTTGGCATCCCGCCGGTACTGGCAGTAGGGGGCTGCGTAGACAACACCCGGACTCTGCGACTCTTTATCGAATTGGCAAAGGCAGCCGGGGTGGACCTTAAGGACATGCCTTTTATCTTTGTGGGCCCCGAACCGGGCAATGAGAAGACTGTGGGACAAGGGGTCAGTTTCCTGGCCCATGGGGTCAGCAACTGCATTGGATACCCGGCTCCTATTCCGGTACCCATCCCGAAATTAAAAGAGAATGCCCAGTCCCAGGATGACTTGGAGCGGGGCAGCAACGACATTGTGGACTTCTTTGCGGGTGAGGGGCTCTATGAAAAAGTAGGAGCCAAAGTTTACACTGAACCCTATCCTAAGCTGGCGGCTCAGACCGTCCGCATGCATATTCACCGCAAGCGTCAAGCCCTGGGTTGGAACTAA
- the cysK gene encoding cysteine synthase A produces the protein MGKIYQNITQLIGSTPLVRLNKLNTSKAEVLAKLESFNPGGSVKDRIGLNMIEVAEKQGLINQDTVIIEPTSGNTGIGLALVSAAKGYRLILTMPETMSLERRNLLKAYGAELVLTPGAEGMKGAIRKAEQLAEEYENAFIPQQFANPANPEIHRLTTAEEILTDTDGRLDIFVGGVGTGGTVTGVGEILKKRLPGLKVVAVEPAASPVLSGGMAGPHKIQGIGAGFVPEILNVEVIDEIFQVSDEEAMETARKLAREEGILVGISSGAAAFAALQIAKRPENAGKRLVVVLPDTGERYLSTSLFSNLQ, from the coding sequence ATGGGAAAAATTTACCAGAATATTACTCAACTTATTGGCAGTACCCCGCTAGTCAGGCTAAACAAATTAAACACCTCTAAGGCTGAGGTGCTGGCCAAGCTGGAGTCTTTTAATCCGGGGGGAAGTGTAAAGGACCGGATTGGCCTCAATATGATTGAGGTTGCAGAAAAACAGGGTTTAATTAATCAGGACACGGTCATTATTGAGCCTACCAGCGGCAATACAGGCATCGGCCTGGCCCTTGTATCCGCGGCTAAAGGTTACAGGCTGATCCTGACCATGCCGGAAACCATGAGCCTTGAACGCCGCAACCTGCTCAAAGCCTATGGGGCGGAATTGGTGCTCACTCCCGGCGCGGAGGGAATGAAAGGCGCTATCAGAAAAGCAGAGCAACTGGCGGAGGAATACGAAAATGCCTTTATTCCCCAGCAGTTTGCCAACCCTGCTAATCCCGAGATTCACCGCCTGACCACGGCTGAGGAAATCTTAACCGATACTGACGGTCGGTTGGATATTTTTGTTGGCGGTGTGGGCACCGGAGGCACGGTGACAGGGGTTGGCGAGATTTTGAAAAAGCGGCTTCCCGGCCTAAAGGTGGTAGCTGTTGAGCCGGCAGCGTCGCCTGTACTTTCCGGCGGGATGGCCGGGCCCCATAAAATCCAGGGTATTGGCGCCGGATTTGTGCCGGAAATATTGAATGTGGAAGTCATCGACGAGATTTTCCAGGTAAGCGATGAGGAGGCCATGGAGACTGCCAGAAAGCTTGCCCGGGAAGAGGGGATTCTGGTCGGAATATCTTCAGGAGCGGCTGCATTTGCGGCCCTGCAAATCGCCAAAAGGCCGGAAAACGCCGGCAAGCGCCTGGTTGTAGTGCTTCCGGATACGGGCGAGCGCTACCTGTCTACATCCTTATTTTCAAACTTGCAATAA
- a CDS encoding muramidase family protein yields the protein MSNETRQPPCPGGNLYTIRPGDTLFSIAQRFRVSLDDLLEANPGIDPENLRPGQIICIPLAVPPVQCPPGSIVYVVRAGDTFFSIAQRFGVTVQALIAANPGVDPEALLVGQQICIPAQVQPPPTGCPAGTTPYTIRAGDTFFALARRFNTTVEAIQAANPGVNPNNLQIGQVICIPGRPQPTGCPPGTMPYTVRSGDTFFALARRFNTTVEAIQAANPGVNPNNLQIGQVICIPGRPQPTGCPPGTMPYTVRSGDTFFNLARRFNTTVEAIQAANPGVNPNNLQIGQVICIPRRV from the coding sequence ATGTCTAACGAAACCCGTCAACCGCCATGTCCGGGTGGCAATCTGTATACTATTCGCCCTGGTGATACGCTTTTTTCCATAGCTCAGCGTTTCAGAGTATCCCTTGATGATTTGCTGGAGGCAAACCCGGGAATAGATCCTGAGAATTTGAGGCCTGGTCAAATCATCTGCATCCCTTTAGCCGTACCTCCGGTGCAGTGCCCTCCCGGTTCCATTGTCTATGTAGTGCGTGCCGGTGACACCTTCTTCAGCATTGCCCAACGTTTTGGTGTAACTGTTCAGGCGCTGATCGCCGCCAACCCCGGGGTAGATCCTGAAGCTCTACTGGTTGGACAGCAGATCTGCATACCTGCGCAAGTACAGCCACCGCCCACCGGTTGTCCGGCAGGCACCACGCCCTATACAATCAGAGCAGGGGATACTTTCTTCGCCCTGGCCCGCCGCTTCAATACCACTGTTGAGGCCATCCAGGCAGCTAACCCCGGCGTCAATCCCAACAACCTCCAGATCGGGCAAGTCATCTGCATCCCTGGCAGGCCCCAGCCTACCGGCTGTCCTCCAGGTACTATGCCTTATACTGTCAGGTCGGGGGACACTTTCTTCGCCCTGGCCCGCCGCTTCAACACCACTGTTGAGGCCATCCAGGCAGCTAACCCCGGCGTTAACCCCAATAACCTGCAAATCGGGCAGGTGATCTGCATCCCTGGCAGGCCCCAGCCTACCGGCTGTCCTCCAGGTACTATGCCTTATACTGTCAGGTCGGGGGACACTTTCTTCAACCTGGCCCGCCGCTTCAACACCACTGTTGAGGCCATCCAGGCAGCTAACCCCGGCGTTAACCCCAATAACCTGCAAATTGGGCAAGTCATCTGCATCCCAAGGCGTGTATAA